The window GCAGAGGTAGTCGCAGATATCGGCGAGTGCCGCCAGGTCGAAGGCATTCGACCAGTCCACGGCCGGTGTGGCCATGGTCAGCTCTGCGACAGGAATGGTGGTCTTCAGGGCTGCCGACAGATCTCCCATGAACGCCGTCAGATTATCCCGCTGGTTTCCCGGTACGCTCTCGGCATCGATGCAGACGCCGCGTCCCTGCCGCTGGCGCAGGGCTTCCACGATGTCGCCGATGGTGCGCTGTCGTTTATCCCGGGAGGACAGCCATGCCGTATTCGACTCGGTGCCGAAGCAGGTGACGGTCAGGTGCAGGGCAATGCCATGTTCCAGAGCCCACGCCGCAGGGCGGCCCGTCATCCACGACGGTGGGATGGTAAGAGCTCCCGTGGCGGTGTCCACCTGGGCATCGAACCAGGAAAGATGGGTGAGGAGGGACGGATCGAGGCCGTCGACGGCGGCCTGGGACGACCAGGACGGATACCATCCGTAGACGATCGGTCCCTGTGCTGAGGCCGCCAGAGCGAGGAAGAAGGCGGTCAGGGCGGTGGAAAACTTGCGAACTATCATGTGCGGCAGAAAGTTAACCAAGAATTACCTTGCTTCGGGTTGCAGAAGTCGTATCTTTGATTATTGATGCGTGGGCGAACCGACGCATTAGGTGCCAGGTCGAGGTTAATTAAGTGGTTCTTCACGGCACCGCAGACAAGGTTCGCATCGAGGTTTGTATGAATATCTATGTTGGAAACCTGCCGTATTCCATGGGTGACGTTGAATTGCGTCAAGTCTTCGAGGAATTCGGCGCCGTCGATTCGGCTTCGGTAGTGAAGGACAAGTTCACTGGCCGCTCGCGTGGTTTCGGTTTTGTCGAGATGTCCGATGGTGACGCCGCAAATCGCGCCATCGACGCTCTCAACGGCCGCAACATCGGCGGTCGCCCTCTGGTTGCCAATGAAGCACGTCCGCGTGATGAGCGCCCGCGCTTCAACAACCGCGATCGCTATTGATCACGCCCAACAACGAGATCAAGTCTGCAGGGCCGCCCCCGATAGGGGCGGCCCTTTTTTGATGATATGAGGCGTCGCCGGGCCTGCGGGCTCCGGATGCTGCCGCGATACAGTCGAGGTGGAACAGCGATGGGGACTCGTCAACCGGCAAGTCCCTTTTCTCGTATTTTGCGGGTCTGAATTCTTCGACATTCCGCACCTTGAGGCAACGAATGCAAATCTTCGACACGCTCCAATCGATGGGTCACGAACAAGTTGTTCTGTGCTCGGACAAGACTACAGGCCTGCGCGCCATCATCGCCATCCACGATACCTCGCTTGGACCGGCACTCGGTGGAACGCGCATGTGGCAGTACGCGACGGACGATGATGCGATCACGGATGCACTCCGGCTGTCGCGCGGCATGACCTACAAGGCTGCCGTCAGCGGCGTCAACCTCGGCGGTGGCAAGGCGGTCATCATCGGCAATCCCCATTCGGACAAGAGCGAGGCCCTGTTCCGTGCATACGGACGCATGGTGGAATCGCAGCGTGGACGCTACATCACGGCAGAAGACGTAGGCACGAGCGTACGGGACATGGAATGGATCCGCATGGAAACGAAGTACGTCACCGGTGTCGGTGGCAACGGCGGTTCGGGTGATCCTTCCCCGGTCACGGCCCTCGGAGTGTATTCTGGTATGAAGGCCTGCGCGAAGAGTGTCTACGGAACCGACGCACTCTCCGGCAAGCGGATCGTGGTCCAGGGTGCCGGTAACGTGGCCTCCCACCTCGTCCACTCCCTCGTGAAGGAAGGCGCCGTCGTCTTCGTGACCGATATCTACGAAGAGAAGGCGAAGGCTCTCGCCGCCGAGACGGGTGCTACGGTCATCAGGACCGATGAGGTGTTCACGACGCAGTGCGATATCTTCTCGCCGAACGCCCTCGGTGCCGTCCTCAACGACGAGACCATTCCCCAACTGACGTGTGCCATCGTTGCCGGTGGCGCCAACAATCAGCTCAAGATCGAACAACGGCATGCGACGGCGCTCCAGGAGAAGGGCATTCTCTACGCACCGGACTATGTGATCAACGCCGGTGGCTTGATGAACGTGGCGTCGGAAGTCGACGGATACAATCGTGAAAAGGTGATGCGCCAGGCCGAAGGCATCTACGACATCACGATGAATATCCTCAATACGGCTCGCGAGCGCAACATCCTTACCATCGAAGCATCCAATGCCATTGCGGAAGAACGTATCAACAAGGTGCGTCACGTCCATGGCAATTTCATCGGTTCGCCCAGCATTCGCGGCGTGTAACGAGGTTATCTGGTGGCCAAACAGGTTCAAAAAGACGAATTCCCCGTCAGCCGTACCCGGAACGTGAAAGGTACGAGACACATGGCGCGCGAAAAGGTGCTGCAGGTGCTCGCCGCCACGATGGAAACGGAAGTATCGCTCGACGCAGTGTTCCCCCATGTCTTCTATCGTCAGTTCACCTTCGACGCAGGTAACCCTCCCGAAGACGACCAACGCATCCTGCGTCCAGACGAAGTGCTCGAACTGGAAGCGGACGTCCCGATCGAATGGACGTCCGAGGACATCGACTATGCGATGAACCTCATCATCGCCACACGCGACATGCGGGAGACCAGCCAGGCGCTCATCGACAGGCATGCGAAGAACTGGGACCTCGAGCGCATCGCTCTCCTGGATCGCGTGTTGATGCACATGGCTATTGCAGAACTGGTCTCGTGTGCTGATATTCCGGTCAAAGTAACGATCAACGAAGTCATCGAGTTGGGCAAACAATACTCGACCGACAAGAGCGGTACATTTATCAACGGCATCCTCGATGCCATCATTGCCGATCTCCAGGCTGAAGGCCGTATTCGCAAATCCGGGCGTGGCCTCGTGGAGTGATCACGGAAAGGGCAGAGCCAATGAAACGTGTGAGACTCGCACTTCTTCTCATTCTGACGGCGAGCGCCGTCGCATTCGGACAACCGCGGTTCCAGTGGGTACGGGCCGGACTCGGACCGTCCTACAGTGAAGTGAAGTCCCTGGGACTCGCTCCGAACGGCGACCTCTACATCACGGGGTCCTTCAACGACTCGCTGAGATTCGGTGGCCAGGCCATCGAGAGCTTCGGTAACTACGACGCCTTCCTGGCGCGCTACAGCACGGGTGGCAACATCCTGTCGTCGAACGCCTACGGCGGATTCGACGAGGACGATGCCCGTTCCGTCGCCGTCGACAACAACGGTAACGTCTACCTCGCCGGTTCCTTCTCGGATCAGGCATCCGTGGCGGGTCAGATCATCGACGCACTCGAACTCGGTACGTCGGATATCTTCCTGGCGAAGTTCAACAAGATGGGTATCCCGCAGTGGGTCAAGGTCTATGGATCCAAGGAATATTCCGAATCGGCTCCCGTCGTCGCCTGCGACTCCGTCGGTAACGTCTACCTCGCCGGCGGTTGTGGCGGGGTCTGCCACTTCGATACGAAGACGTATCAGAGCCACGGCAAGGCCGATGCCTTCATCGCCAAGATCACGGCCAATGGCGACGTCGTGTGGGTGCAAGGTGGCGGTGGTATCGACAACGACTTCGTGACCACGCTGTCCGTATCGCCGAACGGCGACCGCATCTACGCCGCCGGAACGTTCATCGGCTCCGTCGTCCTCGGCGGACGCGACATGACGAGCGTCAACAGCAAGGAAGACTTCTTCGTGATGGCCTACAACGCCAACGGCCAGCCGGTTTGGGTGAAGAAGATCGGTCATCGCGAAGCCGACCGCTACATCACGTCCACGACGACGAAGGAAGGTAACCTCGTCCTCTCCGGCGCACTGTCCGGTGTGACGACCTTCGATACGCAGACGATCAACGCCAACGGAGAGCTCGCTTCGGACCTCTTCGTCTCCCTCATCGCTCCCGACGGTACGATCCGCTTCGTCAAGGTCTTCGGCGACGTCTACAACGAAGTAGGCCTGGCCGTCACCACGGACTCCCGTGGCAGCATCTATGTCGGTGGATACTTCGAAACGTCGAGCAACTTCGATGGCGATATCATCAAGTCCAACGGCGGCCGCGATGCCTTCGTCGCACGGTTCTTCCCGACCGGTGAATACGAATGGATCCGGACGGCCGGTGGCCCCTACGATGATGAAATCCGTGGCGTCGTCGTTACACCCGCCAACGTTCCCTACGTGGCGGGCAAGTTCGATACGCGCGCCAGCTTCGGCGACTACGTCCTCGAAGGCGAGCGTTATGATGACTGCTTCATCGCCGCACTCGAATGCGGACCCAACACGGCACTGATTCCCAACACGGACACCCTCGTGATCTGCGAAGGTAACGATACCCTGCTCCGTACGCGTGCCGGCTATCCCGAATACCAATGGTACGTGGACGGTACGGCGCTTCCGGGTGCCGTGCGTTTCTCGCACCGCATCCAGGGGTTGACGGAAGGTTCCCATACCATCACCGTCAAGGTCACCGACTTCTACGGCTGCACGAAGTTTTCCGACACGGTGGCGATCACCGTGCTGACGGGACTTCCCGTGCCCGTCGTCACGAGGGATGGACAGGAACTGTCCTCCAGCGTCGTCGATTCGACCTATCAGTACCAATGGTATCGTGAAGGCCACCCGATGAACGGCATCACCGGCCCGCAGGCTCCTGTCCAGGGTGATGGCACGTATCGCGTGCGTATCTCCGACGAGCGCGGCTGCTGGCGCTGGTCCGAGCCCTTCGTCATCGGCACGACGGACGTTGGAGAAGATGCCATCGTCAACGGTGTCGTCGTCTTCCCGAATCCCGTCCACGACATCCTGACGCTCGACGGTCTTACGACGACCTGCGATGTGACGATGGTGAACGTGCTCGGCCAGGTCGTGGCCACGATTCACGGCGTGGAAGGAGCATCGACGATTCCCATGCAGTCGATGGCACCGGGTGCCTATACGCTGATCGTACGCCGCAGCGGTGCCATGGCATCGCATGTCGTGATCAAGCGGTAACCGTAGGTATCTGACCGCGGCGCACGTCGATCCATAGCGCCACGAAGACAGGAACGAATTCAATGACGAGCCACGCGGGGTGTTCCAACCACACCCCGCGTTCTATATAGTGCCGGATGATCAGACCGCTCATCGAAATCGTGGTGCATAGGACGATCGACGAGCGCAGCGTTGCGAAGGGGAGCAATGCGATCAGGGGAATGACGTACCAGGGATGAAGCACCGGCGTCGTGATCATCAGGGCCACGAGAATCATCGCGATCATCGTGACCGGTTCACGACGATGATACCACCAGACTGCCGACGCCAGCATGGCGAAGAGAACCAGGCATATCCTCCGGGCGACGACAGGACCCGTCACGGCGGAGGCGATCGTATGCACCAGACTGTTGGCGCTCCATGCCTTGGCGAACAGACCGAGGCTTCCGAACAGATCGACTCCGAGGAACGGTACGTAGGTCAATCCGAGCGTGATCATGACGATGGCCGTAAAGGCCAGTGCGCGCGGCCACGGCGTCTTCCGCCACAGCATGGGAATGGCGACGAGCGGCAGAAGCTTGATCGAAGCTGCGAGACCGAGGACGACGGCCCCCAATACCATCCTTCGACGTTCCATCAGCATCATCGCGGCGATCATCACCGTCGTCATCACGATGTCGACATGGGCATCGACCACGCCATGGAGCAGGACGACGGGAGACAGGAGGATGAGCAGGGCCATGTCGCGGCGTGCGCCCCTGTTCTTCGCCCAGCGATCCGCCACGGCCCAGAGCAGCAGCACGCAGACGATGGTCGGAATCTTCCACAGGACGTCGTCGAGTCCGCCGATCCACGAGGACAGGGCGAACCATGCCTGTGCCCCCGGGGGGTAGATCGTCTTCAGCTTCTCGAACGTCACGATGTCCGGATACCATCCTGCCGTGCCCTGTGCACGCAACCACTGGATGCCGTCGTCGACCGGCGCATAGGCGTACGGATTGACGCCGTGCGTCGTGATCCACCCGTCCCAGATGTATCGATAGACATCGTCGCTCAGCACGTCGTGTATGGGTGTGAGGACTCCGATGCAGACGAGGGCGACGGTGATGACGATGCGTCGTGAGGACGTGGACAGGGGAACGGTGCGTCCGACGAGGGCGACGGCCAGCAGTGCCCAGCCGAGGGACATCACCAGCCATGCGATGGCCGTCGTCGTGGCCATGGACGCAGGACGCAGCCAGGGCGTCATGGCCAGACTGCCGGCCAGGACGAGGCCGACACCGATGGTGCCGGACAGGGAAAGCCTGGGATCAGTCGACGGCATAGCGGGCAATCGTAAGGAGTATCTTGGTTCCGGCCTTGAACGTGCCGCTGACCGTGCCGGCGATCTTCGACGTGCCGATGCGCCGGCGATAGCGGACGGGAACTTCCGTGCATCGGAGACCGAGCCGTGCGGCCTTGATCTGCATCTCCACCGTCCAGCCGTAGTTCGGATCCTCCATCGACATCTGGTGCAGGGCATGGGTGGATACAGCACGCATCGGACCCAGATCGGAAAAGTCCACCTTCCAGAAGAGTCTGATCAGCGATGTCGCCAGCCAGTTGCCGAAGACCTGCTGTGGCAGGAGGGAGCCTTGCTCGCGTTCGCCGCGTACGCGGGAACCGATGCACAGATCGGCGCTGCCCGAGCAGACGGGTTCGAGGACCGATGGCATATCGTCGAGGACGTCGCTATGGTCGCCGTCGCAGAAGACGATGACGTCCGGCCGGAGGGAACGGGCTTCGAAAAGCCCCTTCAGGCAGGCCGAGCCGTAGCCCCGGCGGGGTTCGTGCACGACGATGGCCCCGGCGTCGGTGGCGCGTATGGCCGTGGCGTCCGTACTTCCGTTATCGACGACGATGACGTGATCCACGCACGGCGGCATGTCGCGCAGGACATGGGTGATGGACTGTTCTTCGTTCAGAACGGGAATGATGCAGACGACGATGCGGCCGTGATGTGCCATCGATCAGGCGTAGTAGCGGGCATTGTAGCCGGTGAGCTCCTCGCGGCGCCAGTGGCGCTTCCTCGCCATGGCATCGAGGACGT of the Candidatus Kapaibacterium thiocyanatum genome contains:
- a CDS encoding RNA-binding protein, yielding MNIYVGNLPYSMGDVELRQVFEEFGAVDSASVVKDKFTGRSRGFGFVEMSDGDAANRAIDALNGRNIGGRPLVANEARPRDERPRFNNRDRY
- a CDS encoding leucine dehydrogenase, which translates into the protein MQIFDTLQSMGHEQVVLCSDKTTGLRAIIAIHDTSLGPALGGTRMWQYATDDDAITDALRLSRGMTYKAAVSGVNLGGGKAVIIGNPHSDKSEALFRAYGRMVESQRGRYITAEDVGTSVRDMEWIRMETKYVTGVGGNGGSGDPSPVTALGVYSGMKACAKSVYGTDALSGKRIVVQGAGNVASHLVHSLVKEGAVVFVTDIYEEKAKALAAETGATVIRTDEVFTTQCDIFSPNALGAVLNDETIPQLTCAIVAGGANNQLKIEQRHATALQEKGILYAPDYVINAGGLMNVASEVDGYNREKVMRQAEGIYDITMNILNTARERNILTIEASNAIAEERINKVRHVHGNFIGSPSIRGV
- a CDS encoding transcription antitermination factor NusB; translation: MNLIIATRDMRETSQALIDRHAKNWDLERIALLDRVLMHMAIAELVSCADIPVKVTINEVIELGKQYSTDKSGTFINGILDAIIADLQAEGRIRKSGRGLVE
- a CDS encoding UDP-glucose--dolichyl-phosphate glucosyltransferase, coding for MAHHGRIVVCIIPVLNEEQSITHVLRDMPPCVDHVIVVDNGSTDATAIRATDAGAIVVHEPRRGYGSACLKGLFEARSLRPDVIVFCDGDHSDVLDDMPSVLEPVCSGSADLCIGSRVRGEREQGSLLPQQVFGNWLATSLIRLFWKVDFSDLGPMRAVSTHALHQMSMEDPNYGWTVEMQIKAARLGLRCTEVPVRYRRRIGTSKIAGTVSGTFKAGTKILLTIARYAVD